In a single window of the Desulfuribacillus alkaliarsenatis genome:
- a CDS encoding PPC domain-containing DNA-binding protein, translating into MKYTEANLGRIFILRLEHGDRIPDVIEGFAIDKQIESAIVHFLGGADTGSKVVVGPEEGAAATPRPMVTELLGTSEAVGVGTLFLNEQNKHKLHLHAAFGRERETITGCTREGVQVWHIGEVVIFELCNTTAKRKVDLETGFELLETE; encoded by the coding sequence ATGAAGTATACAGAAGCTAATTTAGGACGGATATTTATATTGAGGTTGGAGCATGGTGATCGGATTCCAGATGTAATCGAAGGATTTGCAATAGACAAACAAATCGAGTCAGCAATTGTGCATTTTTTGGGCGGGGCTGACACAGGAAGTAAAGTGGTGGTTGGACCAGAGGAAGGAGCGGCTGCTACCCCGCGGCCAATGGTTACAGAATTATTAGGAACAAGCGAAGCCGTAGGCGTTGGAACATTATTTCTTAATGAACAAAATAAGCATAAATTACATCTTCATGCCGCATTTGGACGGGAGCGAGAGACTATAACAGGCTGTACGAGAGAGGGTGTGCAGGTATGGCATATTGGTGAGGTAGTAATATTTGAATTATGCAACACAACTGCAAAAAGAAAAGTAGATTTAGAGACAGGATTTGAGCTTTTAGAAACGGAATGA